A window of the Branchiostoma floridae strain S238N-H82 chromosome 12, Bfl_VNyyK, whole genome shotgun sequence genome harbors these coding sequences:
- the LOC118427048 gene encoding peroxidasin homolog, which yields MANMLATLLVLLIIILREPGQTQHCDSSCPSVCNCVGRGFRLVPADLPRTITSLKLHHNSITNLRRIGFSLYSKLKELNVNHNKISKVHKQAFSGQLQKLYLSNNKITYIQPGAFSLLGWLQELNLNGNKITNIDPGTFSCLPGIFSCLSNLRSLNLGNNKITKIPLGTFLNLTGLSSLGLYSNNLTTVLPGTFTNKRRLKHLSLHNNQITDFKTGTFSDLPRLHFLELSSNQLRDIQPGALSNLTNLKTLRLDENPWNCDCRMVGVKKTFKFNNKITCQEPSNLHGRKLDEIDPNNLICTKPKIVSFENIKGNRLVPGEILHLVCEASGIPKPDITVTLPSGLKATVESSVRVTVGVNGAITVTNVTAADAGKYICTARNLVGFAYVNLFVVVEIPTSVIPVVSTGLVETSDVIASTSASHTDGMMFKRLTTSDRLFVEVKTITSVMSGISTSAVQSDGMVSQKPTIVRFKVSNSTIAQVETLYLVCEASGRAPPNILVTLPSGLIASAESDDMVSTSLNSSGGQGRSEITSSTTGTEQADTPENVYEDPESLIAVAGPPLDNEKTAEA from the exons ATGGCGAACATGCTGGCGACACTCCTGGTTCTTCTGATCATCATTTTGCGGGAACCTGGACAGACCCAACACTGTGACAGCAGCTGTCCATCAGTCTGCAATTGCGTCGGTAGGGGCTTCCGCCTTGTTCCTGCAGACCTGCCCAGAACCATCACCAGTCTTAAGCTGCACCACAATTCTATCACAAACTTAAGAAGGATTGGATTCTCATTGTACTCAAAGTTGAAGGAGTTAAATGTTAATCATAATAAGATTTCAAAAGTCCACAAGCAGGCCTTCTCCGGCCAGCTCCAAAAGTTGTACCTATCAAATAACAAGATAACTTACattcagcctggtgcatttTCGCTTTTAGGTTGGCTCCAAGAGCTGAACCTGAACGGAAATAAGATAACCAACATTGACCCTGGTACATTTTCATGTTTACCTGgtatattttcatgtttatcAAATCTAAGATCTCTGAACCTaggtaacaacaaaataacTAAAATTCCGCTCGGTACATTCCTGAATCTAACGGGGCTTTCTAGTTTGGGCCTATACTCCAACAACCTAACTACAGTCCTTCCAGGTACATTCACAAATAAACGACGTCTCAAGCATTTGTCGCTGCACAACAACCAAATAACTGATTTCAAGACTGGCACATTTTCAGATTTGCCCAGACTTCATTTTTTGGAGCTATCAAGTAATCAATTACGTGACATTCAACCTGGGGCACTCTCAAATCTAACTAATCTTAAAACGTTACGCCTGGATGAAAACCCATGGAATTGCGATTGTAGGATGGTAGGTGTGAAGAAAACCTTTAAATTCAATAACAAAATAACTTGTCAAGAACCTAGCAACCTCCACGGGAGAAAACTAGACGAAATAGATCCAAACAATCTAATCTGTACAAAACCAAAGATTGTGAGTTTTGAAAACATCAAAGGCAACAGACTGGTGCCGGGAGAAATTCTCcatttggtctgtgaagcttcaggtaTCCCTAaaccagacatcacagtcaccctcccatctggactgaaAGCTACTGTTGAGTCAAGTGTGAGAGTGACTGTGGGAGTGAATGGTGCCATCACCGTAACCAATGTTACTGCAGCTGATGCTGGTAAGTACATCTGTACTGCGAGAAATCTAGTTGGTTTTGCATATGTCAACCTATTTGTGGTGGTAGAAATCCCAACATCGGTCATACCCGTCGTATCCACTGGCCTTGTGGAGACCTCTGATGTCATAGCTTCCACATCTGCCTCGCACACTGACGGCATGATGTTCAAAAGGCTAACGACATCTGACAGACTGTTTGTTGAGGTAAAAACTATAACATCAGTCATGTCGGGCATATCCACTAGCGCTGTTCAGTCTGACGGCATGGTGTCCCAAAAGCCAACGATTGTGAGGTTTAAGGTGAGCAATAGTACAATAGCGCAGGTGGAGACTCTGtatttggtctgtgaagcttcaggaagAGCTCCTCCAAATATCCTTGTCACTCTCCCATCTGGCCTGATTGCAAGTGCGGAGTCAG ACGACATGGTCAGCACGTCGCTCAATAGTTCAGGAGGTCAGGGCAGGTCAGAGATAACCAGCAGTACTACAGGTACAGAACAGGCCGATACACCTGAGAACGTATATGAGGACCCCGAATCTCTCATAGCCGTCGCTGGTCCGCCCTTAG ATAATGAGAAAACAGCTGAAGCATGA
- the LOC118427453 gene encoding uncharacterized protein LOC118427453, with amino-acid sequence MKISTLCVLLLMTVCCSILVDVAFGLDNEVEMSEDFLRDNRAIRDYIKKADNKAKAFDDIHDRLLAAGMKVRAEKFMERVQAYLEKHRESRKGHHGRKDLPRQREDYVKSFRGRGGRRHKGRRHGGYGRRGGYGGYRG; translated from the exons ATGAAGATTTCTACTCTCTGTGTTTTGCTTTTAATGACTGTCTGCTGTTCCATTCTGGTAGACGTTGCTTTTGGCCTTGACAATGAAGTCG AAATGAGCGAAGATTTCCTTCGAGACAACAGAGCCATCAGGGACTACATAAAGAAGGCAGACAACA AAGCGAAAGCGTTTGACGATATCCATGACAGGCTACTTGCTGCTGGGATGAAGGTGCGAGCAGAGAAGTTTATGGAAAGAGTACAGGCTTACT TGGAAAAGCATCGCGAAAGCCGCAAGGGCCACCATGGACGGAAGGACCTGCCCAGGCAACGTGAAGACTACGTGAAAAGCTTTCGCGGTCGCGGAGGTCGCCGTCATAAAGGTCGCCGTCATGGGGGCTACGGCCGTCGTGGGGGCTATGGCGGTTATAGAGGTTAA